TTTTAGTTTCTTTACGTTTTGGTCATTGACGACTCCTTTGTTCTCGTTTTATAATACAATCAATATGGTGGGTGGTTCTATCCTTTTGAAGAGCTCTAATGGATATGCCTACGTAGCTAGTGAAGGGGTATCTTTATTTTCAGAAACGATCCGTGAACACATGCATAAGCACAATTCCATGGATATTGAGATTACGATTCCAAAAGTGTCCCGTGAAGTAGTAGCAGAAGTCATCAAGTTCTGTGAGATGCACGCATTCGAGACTTCTGTTTTCAGAGACGAAAATGAGATCAAGAAATGGGATTCTGAGTTTGTTAATCATTTTGATGAAGCTACCTTGCTAGGTCTCGGCATTGCTGCTGAGTTTCTACAAATAAAGAGACTGCAGATGCTGATTGCAACCAAGATACCAAGAGATGGAAAGACATGTACCGAAACAAGTTTACctttaaagaagagaaaatggcaTCATGTAAAGAACACCAATGGTAGAAGTTTTCGATTGAAACGAAAAATTGAAGATGGATTTGATCAGATTTGATTCTAGATTATATGAGAATCTCtattttattatctttaatTCGTTTTTCGTTAAAGAATTTCACTGTAACGAAGAACAACAATGCATACTTTTTCAGTTCTTGTCACTCTctcctactctttttttttgggtgttgacATAGGGTTTGACCAATCATTACAAGTGTCAAAGCATCTAATAAATgttctaataaaataattttcaatttcttccacaAAATCCCCTTGAAGCTCTGGTTTCCGATcaattaatctttttttttttttttttttcccctctcttcaCCCCCAAAATCGTTTGGAGAAGTTCCAATGGCCTCCAGGTTTTTCTTACGAATCAGATCTCTTCTTGAAAGCACTCTTTGGCGATTCTCCGTCCCCTGTGGCTCCCCATTTTCTTCGCCGTTCTTGAATCTCAACTGTTAATGATGATTCAGTGTATTGATCTTGACCAATAACATGAACAGGAGAAGCATGTGGggttaattaaataaattaactGCTACCATATTAATATAGGTGCGCTTGAATTCCATTTCCCACTACCTGATTCCATCAGTGAGCGAGCTAATGCATCATTCATACGGTTTAACACAAATTTTTACAACTAGTAAATCAGTATAGGGCAACAGAACCCTACTTTGCAGGTGTAAGTACACACCCATCAGTGCATGGGTCACTATTGGGGAGTTTGATCAGGTCTCCACcatgagaatcattcttgtatggTGTCTGATCCACACTTAGAATCTATTCAATGTGAGAGCCTATtgtaaaaaaagagagattgagtGGATTCCATATATGGATCAGGCACCGCATAAGAATGGTTATTGTACAAGGACCTGAATTGGACTCAATATTGGAAAGGGACACATGAGCATCTTCAACAAGGAGGTAGCGCAGTCTTTTTGCTCTCGTTGTGTCTGTCTAAGCATAAACACATTCACACTGGCAGATAGCTTTTTTCTTCCGATAATATATTActaccataaaaaataaatttatagtAGCAATAAGCTTTTAGGGGCAATAATCACCACCATGAAATGAactcattttatttttacactaattttacttttattattaaataaCTCACTTAGCGGTAATTTAATTCTTACCTCCAATGAATgtatttattattaaaaaaaaaataattgctATTAGCTGccataaatttatttaaaaaaaatacactgACCACGCCTAGCAGCTCCACCGTCCGGACAATACCTCTTTAGTTTTATTGAGAGATAGGCACCATGCTTTagtgttttctttcttctttcaaccAGGAGTTTTGAGGATTTTTCTACAGCTTATAGCTATTTTTCCTTTGATTCTCACACTCAGCCTGtagtttttgaaatttgatgaaGTTTCTTTAATGTTTtatatccttttttattttgttttcatggttttcctGGATGTCATGTTAGGATCTTTTCTAGGTGTGTCAAAAAAATGCGATCAACCTGAGCCCACCTTGAGGCCTAGGCTAAGAATTTCAGCCCACAGCCTGGGCTGAGATCAATAAGCCCGCTGACTGGCTGGGTTAGGCTTGGGCTGTGGCCGGCTAAGCCCAGCCCTACCCTATGTTTATAATATAATGTGTTACTATGTCAGCCTATAAAATGCTATactctttaattaaaaaaaaaaaaaaaatgttatactCCGTTTTGTAAACTCTCCGTCTACTATTGACACTTTCCCTAACACCAACCAAATCTATatttatctttttccttttttttttttaatatacattCTTAGCTTTCAAAACTAAGAATGAACAGGTgaatgattctctctctctctctctctctccatgaaaATGGGAATACAGAAGGTCAATCAGGCCGCGCGTGCTAGGTTAGGCTGAGCTCAATAAGATGCGTCttggttgagttaagagaccttatgGTTGGGcaatggttttaaaaatccCGAACCAACTCGGTCCATTGACACTCCTATTGTTCCCTTCTATTTTTGTATGCTTTGTATGTCTAGACTAGATTGCACcaaggggtattttggtcatatTTCAGCATATGTTGTAAGTCTAACCCTCATATTTTGATGATGATATATGATGTTTACGTAAgcaatggtatttttttttttagcttgttACTAACCATTGTTTATGGTTGTAGCAACGTTTAGACGTCCTAGGTTTTGCATCCTTTTTCTTTCCGTATATTAATTGCAATTATAGTTTTTATTGtagttttcttttatcattGAGAATCCGTGGCTACATGTGACATAGCTATTGATATGTGGTGATATTTTCTTTTGCCTGTGTATGTAGCTTTTAGCCGTATTAGCTTGACCACCTCTAAAAATAACCATTTACCGATTGGTATTTATATTCACTAAATATACTTATTTAATTAGGGAAAGGGTTCCTTAATATGCAGCGTGGTTGCTACATCAGCAGTCTTACGTGCATGATTCATCTCAACGGAATCACTTTTCCCATTTCCCATTAGATAGTGGATGAGATTGCAATAGTGACGCAGGACATTTAGTTATCCTTAGTTattgtttattatttaattGCGTACCTTTAatttatctttaattatattttacatattatgtAAGTGGAAGAGAGATAGTGGGTTGAATGAGGACTCTGTGGGGTAATGTGCAGTTACCCAAA
The genomic region above belongs to Macadamia integrifolia cultivar HAES 741 unplaced genomic scaffold, SCU_Mint_v3 scaffold566, whole genome shotgun sequence and contains:
- the LOC122069264 gene encoding SKP1-like protein 14; its protein translation is MVGGSILLKSSNGYAYVASEGVSLFSETIREHMHKHNSMDIEITIPKVSREVVAEVIKFCEMHAFETSVFRDENEIKKWDSEFVNHFDEATLLGLGIAAEFLQIKRLQMLIATKIPRDGKTCTETSLPLKKRKWHHVKNTNGRSFRLKRKIEDGFDQI